Genomic DNA from uncultured Desulfuromusa sp.:
CAAAGGGGGGATGCTTGAGCAAGACTACTCCTGCACTCTGGATGAATTTCCGGATCTGATTAATCTTGTTGAAAAGGATGCTCCAAAGTTTCAAGAACCACTGGTTTTTAAATTGCGGCTACAGCGGACCGGAAAATATGTTGAAGTTGACGGTCATTTAGATGCTGTTGTCGGTTTGAATTGTGGTCGTTGTTTGCAGGATTTTGAGCTGTCTTTGTCGGAATCCTTCTCGGTCACTTTTGTTCCCCGGGGGAACGAGGATGAACCTGAGGAGGAGATTGAGCTTGATGCTGATGAGCTCGGGTTGGTCACATACGTTGACGAAACCATAGAATTACATGACACATTACAGGAGCAGTTGCTTATGGCGGTTCCAATCAGTCCGTTATGTCATGAGGGGTGTCGGGGGCTGTGTCCTGAGTGTGGAACAAATCTGAATATTGAAAAGTGTCATTGCACCGGAAAGATTTTTAATAATAAATTTAATGCATTAGCCGGTATCGATTTTAAAAGGACCTGATGGTTGAAGGTCAGGCATTTATCTGTAATTTTTTATCGTTAACGAAATTATTTGTTAACTTGCAAGGAGAAAATAAATGGCAGTTCCAAAGAAAAAAACCTCTAAATCGAAAAAAAATATGCGTCGTTCTCATGACGCAATTACTGCACCTGGTATTTCTGTGTGTCCTCAATGTCAAGAGCCTAAGTTGCCACATCGTGTGTGTCCGCACTGTGGAACCTATAAAGGTAAAGAAATTATCAGCAGTGATGAAGTCTGATTTGGTTTATAGATAAACGATGACTGTGAAGATCGCTGTAGATGCTATGGGTGGGGATAACTCGCCTGCTGTCGAGGTTGCCGGCGCTGTTGTCGCCTGCCGGGAGTGGGGGTGTGAGGTTGTTCTCGTCGGTGATACTGCGAAAATTCAGGCAGAACTCGATAAACATGAGATCAGCAATTTAAGTCTTGAAATTCATCATGCCAGTGAAGTGGTTGGTATGCATGATTCCCCCTCTGACGCACTCCGCAAGAAGAAAGATTCGTCAATTCGGGTCGCTTTTAATCTCGTTCAGCAAGGTGTGGCATCGGCGGTTGTCAGCGCGGGTAATTCCGGCGCTATTATGGCAAGTGGGATGTTTGTTCTTGGGCGTGTTAATGGGGTAGAACGTCCGGCTATCGGTACTTTTTTGCCAAATCTCAATGATCAGACAATGGTTCTTGATATGGGTGCAAATGTCGATTGCAAGCCGACGCATCTCTGCCAGTTTGCGATCATGGGGAGTCTTTATGTTGAGAACCTTCTCGGCAAACCTCATCCCCGTGTTGGTCTGCTCTCTAATGGAGAGGAAGAGAAAAAAGGCAACGACTTAACCCGAGAAACTCATCGACTGCTGAAAACATCACAACTGAACTACCTGGGTTATGTTGAAGGTGGCGATGTCTATAACGGCGCCGTAGATGTTGTTGTTTGTGATGGGTTTGTCGGTAACGTTTTATTGAAAGTTTCAGAAGGTCTGGCTGTTGCTATTGGAACGATGTTAAAGCAGGAAATAGAAAGTCGCTTTTTGGCAAAGCTTGGTTACTTTTTTAGCCGACAAGCCTTTTCGGCATTCAAGAAAAGGATTAATCCGGCGGAATATGGCGGTGCTCCATTGCTGGGGATTTCCGGCGTCGGTATTGTTTGTCATGGAAGTTCAGATCCGATGGCAATAAGTATTGCGATTCGTCAGGCGGGTGAGTATGCAAAGATTCGTTTTGAAGAAAAACTTGCAACTTTGCTCTAGCTATTCACATTCAGGACGTCTAAGTTTTTAGATAGAGGAGTTTTCATTGATGAAATCGAAAATTATCGGTACCGGTTCTTATCTCCCTGAACAAATTCGCACGAATCATGACCTTGAGAAGATGGTTGATACCAGCCATGACTGGATAGTGGCCAGAACAGGGATTGAAGAGCGTCGTATTGCTGCTCCTGATGAATGTACCTCCAGTATGGCGACAGTTGCTGCTCAGCGCGCTATGGATATGGCAGGGGTCGCCGCCGAAGACATCGATATGATTGTCATGGGAACGATTACGGGGGATTATCCCTGGCCGGCGACAGCCTGTATCGTTCAAGCAAATCTTGGTGCAAAAAATGCCTATGCCTATGATGTTTCAGCCGCATGTAGTGGTTTTCTTTTTGCGCTTTCAAGTGCTAATGATTTTCTCATGTCGGGGCGTGGTAAGAGGGCTTTAGTCATTGGCGCGGAAACTTTAAGTCGTTCAATTGATTGGACTGACAGAAACACATGTGTTCTGTTTGGTGATGGAGCCGGTGCCGTTTTGCTTGAAGCTCAAGAGAGTGATTCCGGCGTATTGTCCTGTCATCTTCATTCCGATGGTAATTATCTGGAGCTTCTTTATCAGCCGGGGTTTGGTGCAAAAAATCCTGCCTCAATTGATGGCTTTAAGCAGAAACTGGGTTTTTTGAAGATGCAGGGGAATGAAGTCTTCAAGGTGGCGGTTCGCTCATTGACTGAAGTTTCAAAGGAAGCATTGGCTGCCAATGATTATACCAGTGCCGATGTCACCCAGTTTATTCCGCATCAGGCTAATCTCCGGATTCTGGAGGCAACGACGAAACGCCTGGGGTTGACCAGTGAGCAAAGCTTTATCAATGTCAATAAATACGGGAACACTTCCGGTGCTACGATTCCTATAGCTATTGATGAAGCCTATCATCAAGGATTGCTCAAGGAAGGGGATCTGATTCTTTCTGCAGCTTTTGGTGGTGGCTTTACCTGGGGTTCGACACTGATACGTTGGTAATCTTTATGTTTTCTGGAAAGTAAAAGATGGCCTTAGTTTTAAGGGAATCTTTTGCTCTCTGTTGCACCTGATTTTCCCACTGACGTGGTTGAGATTGACGTGCTTACTGTGTTTACCAATTATAAAGGAATGTAAAAGAAATGG
This window encodes:
- the plsX gene encoding phosphate acyltransferase PlsX, which codes for MTVKIAVDAMGGDNSPAVEVAGAVVACREWGCEVVLVGDTAKIQAELDKHEISNLSLEIHHASEVVGMHDSPSDALRKKKDSSIRVAFNLVQQGVASAVVSAGNSGAIMASGMFVLGRVNGVERPAIGTFLPNLNDQTMVLDMGANVDCKPTHLCQFAIMGSLYVENLLGKPHPRVGLLSNGEEEKKGNDLTRETHRLLKTSQLNYLGYVEGGDVYNGAVDVVVCDGFVGNVLLKVSEGLAVAIGTMLKQEIESRFLAKLGYFFSRQAFSAFKKRINPAEYGGAPLLGISGVGIVCHGSSDPMAISIAIRQAGEYAKIRFEEKLATLL
- a CDS encoding beta-ketoacyl-ACP synthase III, which gives rise to MKSKIIGTGSYLPEQIRTNHDLEKMVDTSHDWIVARTGIEERRIAAPDECTSSMATVAAQRAMDMAGVAAEDIDMIVMGTITGDYPWPATACIVQANLGAKNAYAYDVSAACSGFLFALSSANDFLMSGRGKRALVIGAETLSRSIDWTDRNTCVLFGDGAGAVLLEAQESDSGVLSCHLHSDGNYLELLYQPGFGAKNPASIDGFKQKLGFLKMQGNEVFKVAVRSLTEVSKEALAANDYTSADVTQFIPHQANLRILEATTKRLGLTSEQSFINVNKYGNTSGATIPIAIDEAYHQGLLKEGDLILSAAFGGGFTWGSTLIRW
- a CDS encoding DUF177 domain-containing protein, producing the protein MRLELKDIKGGMLEQDYSCTLDEFPDLINLVEKDAPKFQEPLVFKLRLQRTGKYVEVDGHLDAVVGLNCGRCLQDFELSLSESFSVTFVPRGNEDEPEEEIELDADELGLVTYVDETIELHDTLQEQLLMAVPISPLCHEGCRGLCPECGTNLNIEKCHCTGKIFNNKFNALAGIDFKRT
- the rpmF gene encoding 50S ribosomal protein L32 translates to MAVPKKKTSKSKKNMRRSHDAITAPGISVCPQCQEPKLPHRVCPHCGTYKGKEIISSDEV